Proteins co-encoded in one Armatimonadota bacterium genomic window:
- a CDS encoding DUF2231 domain-containing protein yields the protein MPFLVHPLVVHFPVALWLTSAVFDVLYLRSGDRGHLRASQWLVGLGLVGAAASVVSGYVDYLPLVAQGIGQTFVAQHRLHQLVAVAATAVYLASFLARWRRPGLSRALFVTLMVVGAVLIAATGYIGGELRRVM from the coding sequence ATGCCGTTCCTGGTCCATCCGCTGGTCGTGCACTTCCCGGTGGCGCTGTGGCTGACCAGCGCGGTGTTCGACGTGCTCTACCTGCGCTCGGGCGACCGGGGACACCTGCGCGCCTCCCAGTGGCTGGTCGGCCTCGGTTTGGTGGGCGCCGCGGCCTCGGTCGTCAGCGGCTACGTCGACTACCTGCCCCTGGTGGCCCAGGGGATCGGGCAGACGTTCGTGGCCCAGCACCGCCTCCACCAGCTCGTGGCGGTGGCGGCCACGGCCGTCTACCTGGCGAGCTTCCTGGCCCGGTGGCGCCGGCCCGGGCTGTCCCGAGCGCTCTTTGTAACTCTCATGGTCGTCGGCGCCGTGCTTATCGCGGCCACCGGCTACATCGGCGGTGAACTGCGGCGGGTGATGTAA
- a CDS encoding response regulator transcription factor, which translates to MSARVLVVDDEPHIVELVRYNLLQEGFEVTTAGDGHAALARARAERPDLVILDLMLPGLDGMEVCRQLRREGSVPIIMLTARGGEVERVEGLERGADDYVTKPFSPRELVARVKAVLRRRAREVAPPSQAPLQVGGLRLDPVTHEVTLHGRPVELTAREFDLLRLFMRYPNRVFTRDFLLEHLWGHDFYGSTRTVDMHVSRLREKIEDDPVAPTYIVTVRGVGYKLRPPELRPPEPVRRRGRP; encoded by the coding sequence GTGAGCGCGCGGGTCCTGGTCGTCGACGACGAACCGCACATCGTGGAGCTGGTGCGGTACAACCTGCTCCAGGAGGGGTTCGAGGTCACCACGGCCGGCGATGGCCACGCGGCGCTGGCCCGGGCCCGCGCGGAGCGGCCCGATCTGGTGATCCTCGACCTGATGTTGCCCGGCCTGGACGGCATGGAGGTGTGTCGTCAGCTGCGCCGCGAGGGATCGGTGCCCATCATCATGCTGACGGCTCGCGGCGGCGAGGTGGAGCGGGTGGAAGGGCTGGAGCGCGGCGCCGACGACTACGTCACCAAGCCCTTCAGTCCGCGGGAGCTGGTCGCCCGCGTGAAGGCGGTGCTGCGGCGGCGTGCTCGCGAGGTCGCGCCGCCCTCCCAGGCCCCCCTGCAGGTGGGCGGCCTGCGGCTCGACCCGGTCACCCACGAGGTGACGCTGCACGGGCGGCCGGTGGAGCTCACGGCGCGGGAGTTCGACCTGCTGCGGCTGTTCATGCGCTACCCCAACCGGGTGTTCACCCGTGACTTCCTGCTGGAGCACCTGTGGGGGCACGACTTCTACGGGAGCACGCGCACCGTCGACATGCACGTGAGCCGGCTGCGGGAGAAGATCGAGGACGACCCCGTCGCGCCCACCTACATCGTGACCGTGCGCGGCGTCGGCTACAAGCTGCGCCCGCCCGAGCTCCGCCCGCCCGAGCCGGTGCGCCGCCGGGGACGCCCGTGA